A segment of the Pedobacter faecalis genome:
GCGTTCAGAAAAAAGCCTGGCAAGGTCAAAATGTTGGTACGCACGCATTGCCAGTGCCTCACCCTTGATGATGTTTTTTGTGTTTTCATCAAGTACACCAGCGCTCTGGTCAATATTCTTAAGCAGGAAATTAACCTGTGCAATATTGGAATATTGCTTTTTAAACATGTTAGCGATCATCGTCTGTATCTCCGAATCGGCATAGTTATAACGCGCTAGTTTACCAATGGTGGTTATTGTAGACGACTTATTTTCGTAGCGCTGAGCCATGATGTCAAGCATATAAAAACTGAGCCACGAACCGTAAGTTTCCCTCGACGCAGCCCCCTGATAGACGCCAAACAAGGCATCAATATATCCCTGCCTGGTGCTAAACTGCTTCGTTTCTTTCACTTGGGTTTTAGGATCTACGTCTAACCATTTCTTGCACGACGACAGGCAAATCATCATGGCAAACAGATAAATCGGAAATAATGAAGTAATTTTTTTAAATCTCATGATATGTCTATTTAGAAAGTGGTCTGTAATTGTAAAGTGTAGTTATGCGCAAAAGGATAATCCAGACCCCTTTCGCGTTTAATACTGGAGGCACGGAAAATATCACTTCCAAAAAGAGTTACTTTAGTGTTTTGCAGACCTAAACGTTTGTTCAGGTTGTCAGAAAAACGATAGTAAACAGAAACGCTTTCACCTGCGATGAAATTGTTCTTTTGAACAAAACGCGAAGTTGTATACGTAATCGGTGCATTAACGTTATTCGTATAGTTTACAATACCCCTATAGAAAGAAACATCCCCCGGTTTTTGCCATCTTGATTCGTACACCCTTCTGTCCACATTATACAAAGCCACGTTAGCATTCTCTACACGGTCAACCAACGTCTGATTATAAGTGTCGCCACCGAAATCAAAACGCAGGTAAATATTAAATCCAATGCCCTTCATTTCAAAGTTTGTACCCATGGTTCCGTTGATCGTCGACGTCTTGTCCCCCGCGATGATCTGATCGGCGGGGTTATACGCATTCACTACAGATCCATCCCTGCTTAGAAACAGCTCGTTTCCGGAAGCCGGATCTATACCAAGTGAAGGTACAGCCCAGATCACGTTTACAGATTGGCCTTCCGCATACTTCGGCAAAGGTACTGTCGACCGCGAAGAATTTGCCCGCTCATTTAATGCCTTAATGGTAGATGATATTTTTTCTATCCGGTTGGTTACATGAAAAGCATTCACAAATACCGACCAGTTATTGCGGTTGCTTGGGTTTGCAAGTATGTTAAAACGGCCATAAAGTTCGTATCCTTTATTTACTACATCACCCATGTTGTCGTAATAGCCCGCAAAACCAGTAGAAGGGGCACTGGTGATAAATGCAATACTTCCTTTTGTTCTTTCAAGGAAATAGTTAGCATTTAACGTAAACCTGTTAAAGATAGTCAGGTCAATACCAATGTTTTGCTTCAAGGTCTTCTGCCATGCCAGCATATCGTTACCATAGCCGAGTAAATATGAAGCAATCACTCCGCGATATTCCCTGTCGGTATAATACTGACTGGTGGTAATACCCTTATAACTCTCGAAACTTTCTGAACCAGTAGTACCAATGGTATACCGCAGGCGGGCATCATTGATTACAGCGTGATTTTTCAGGAACTCCTCATTGGTAAGGTTCCAACCAGCGCCCAGCGACCAGAAAGGTGCATAGCGTCTGTCAGTTCCATACAGTGATGAACCGTCTAGACGGAAAGTCGCATCAAACAGATAACGGCTGTCGTAGTTGTAAGCTATCCTGCCCAGCGTACCAAAAGAACGCGTTATACTCTCCGTTCCTGAGGGCTTTTGATTGGTTGGGTACTGGTTACCCAAAATGAACTGATCCAGGTTAGGATTTGGAAAACCGATCACACGTACCGATTGCGTATTATAGTTAACCTCTTTGATGTTCAAAGTTGCCGAACCTGAAAGGAAGTGTTTTCCGAAGTTCTTGTTGGCTTCACCAGTCAGGAATCCCTCGATTCTTTGCAGATCCCCTGTTCCTTTGGTGTAAGAGCCCTTCTCAAATGTTGGAATGTTTGCAAATGAACTATGTTGAGCAGGAAGGAAAATGTCCGAGTCGTCGTTCTGCTTTGTGTAAGACAAACGCCCCGTCAAACGAAGCCATTCTTTGGCCTGCCAGCGAGTTTCAAAATTATTCGTTACACCCCGATAACCTGTGCGATCTGTAATGTTCAAAGAAGCGTTGTAAAGTGGGTTAACCGGTCGGCCTACATAGCCGTTCAGGTTATCATAAAAATCCTGGTTTGTCACACGCAAACCGGTAACCGGGTCTATCACCTCTTCCAGATAAACCTTTAAATTCCCATTAGCATCGTAAGGGCTCCAGTAAGGATTTAGCCTGGTATATTGCGTAAAAGAACCATATGGCGAGTTTGCAGCATCATTAAAGAACAGGGTCAGGTCGTTTCTGAATTGAAAGTTCTTTAGTCTGTACGAGAAGAAAGAGTTGCCAGTAGTGGTCTTTCTGTCAGACCCCTTCATAACGCCCGTTTTCTGATCGTAAGTAAGGTTAAGTCCGTAAGTCACAGCTTCAGCGCCGCCCTCTACATAAAGATTATGTTTTTGACCTATACCCGTTCTAAGTGGCTTAGCTATCCAATCGGTATTTACGCCTGAACGAACAGCAATCAGCCTGTTTTCGCGAACAAGATCCAGTGCATTTTGTGTGGTGTTAAAAGTGTTCTTAAAGAAGCCGCTTCGGTCTTCCAGCTCGAATTTTTCCGCTGCATTCAGAAGATCATAGCCTGTCAGGTCGGGCGCTTCCAATTGCGTGCTACCATTATAGGTAAATCTAAGTTTACCCTCAACTGGTCTTAATTGTTCGATAACTACTACGCCATTAGCTCCTCTCGAGCCATAAATAGCAGTAGCACCAGCGTCCTTTAGTACTGTTACACTGGCAATCCTGTTCATATCAAGGTCATTGATACGCTGAAGAGTCGTTTCAAAACCATCAAGGATAAATAAAGGCGCGTTAGGGGCCGACTGGTAGTTAAACGGATCTGCTGCTCCTTGCTGCCTGATATCGACTAACGTATTTCCACCCCGCAAAACCACGTCAGGAAGCACGTTTGGATTCGATCCGATGTTAAGATTTTCCGGAATCTGGAACGAAGGGTCGAGCGACTTCAAAGCACTCAGCACATTATTATTACTTACTCTCGAAAGCTCCTGAGCGTTAAATGTACGAGCTGCACCGGTAAAGGTCGATTTGCTTTGGTTTACTATACCAGTTACCACGACGCCTTTAAGCGACTGAGCAGATTCCTCAAGCCGGATCTCCAGCACAGGCTTGGTTACAGTTACCTCCTGAGTTTCGTAACCGATATAACTCACCAGTAAAACAGCCCCTTGTGAGGTCATTATTCTGAAGTTACCTCTGGCGTCTGTCTGCGCGCGGGTATTGGAATTCTTTACCGATATGGTGGCTCCGGCAATGCGGTCCTTAGATTTCGCATCGAATATTGTACCTGTGATCACCGTATCCTGTACCAGAATCTCGCGGAAAGACCGCGAAATACTCTTCTGCGTCGCTGCACTCTTCGTAATTAAAATCCGGTCATCTACCTGCCGGGCAGTTAGATTAGAGCCCTGCAGCAACTGCTTCATCAGGTCTTCAACACTAACAGAAGCCGAATTATATGTAAGGCCATCAACACCCTTTACATCAGAGCTCCGGTAAAGAAATCTGAAGGGCGTAGTTTTTTCGATCTTCTTGATCGCATCTATAAGGCTTTCATCCTCAAGTTTAATACTTAAGGTAACCGCATTCATCGCCTGGCCTTTCGCGCCGGAGGCGGAGGCAAATTGTAATGAAAGCGAGAGGATAATGCCGATGAGTAAGGTTATACGCATACAGTGAATTAAGAAATGGTGGTTTGTCAGGAACAAAGAATTCCTGATTCTTGCTGCATCTGCAGAAAAATTCATATTTTCGAATTTATGTGATTACTAAACGTTTGCTTGGAATTACATCACGGGCCGCTATCCTTGATAGCAACAGCCCGGAGGGTAAGGCTCATCTTTTGATACTCGCAATATCAGCAGATTACCTTACCCTTCTTTATGTCGAATTTTTTGAGGCTAAGTAGAATTTCTTCATGTACTTGTTGGTTTTAAAGGTTGAATTGATATGGTTTTAAGCTCTTTATTGATGCTATAAGTTGCCATTAGAAACTCACAAAAACTCTTCATAAAAGAGTCTGGAGACTCATTGCTACGCATTGAGTAGGTAAATTTTTGCTTCCTTAAATCCGGATCACTTACCACAATCTTATATCCGAATTGCTCCTCCAGACGCTGAACGGCATCTTCCAGTGAAATATCATTGAATTCCAGATCCTGCTGTCTCCAGGCAAGTTCCTGCTCCGCGTTTACCTCCTGTCTCAGAGTTACCCGGTTATCTTCTCCAAATACAAGCTGCATATCTCTATGCAAATAAGTAACCTGGCGGGATACGGTATTTTTCACCTCCACCTTGCCCCGTATCACATTAACCTTGACCGTCTTACTGCCGGCAGAGGTCGTAATATCAAAAGCAGTACCCAGCACTCTCGTGAGAACGTTGCCTGTGTGAATTATGAATGGCCTGGACGGATCATGGGCAATATCAAAGTACGCCTTGCCTTCTAACCTAACTTTCCGGCCGGATGCGCCGTTAAAATCAGAAAACAACGTAAGACTACTCCCCTTGGCCAGTATCACCATACTGCCATCAGGCAATTTCATCATGGTATTCTCTACGTCAGAGGCTTTAAGCAATTTAACTTCAGCTTTTCCGGGAGCGGCAAGTGTCGATTGTTCTTTAACAGAACTGGGTGCACCCTTCTTCCAATCCAGTTTGTATGTAAATAATACGGCAGCCGCAAGTGCTGCTGCAACGGCCGACCACTTGAGGATCCGCATTACGCTATACCGCTCAACAAGAGACTTCTCAGACAGCTCGTTCCACATTTCTTCCTTGACTTTTGCAAGCTGTTCCTCTGAAGGGCGCTGACCATTTTTTAGCTGCGACAAGTACCAGCC
Coding sequences within it:
- a CDS encoding SusC/RagA family TonB-linked outer membrane protein, with product MNFSADAARIRNSLFLTNHHFLIHCMRITLLIGIILSLSLQFASASGAKGQAMNAVTLSIKLEDESLIDAIKKIEKTTPFRFLYRSSDVKGVDGLTYNSASVSVEDLMKQLLQGSNLTARQVDDRILITKSAATQKSISRSFREILVQDTVITGTIFDAKSKDRIAGATISVKNSNTRAQTDARGNFRIMTSQGAVLLVSYIGYETQEVTVTKPVLEIRLEESAQSLKGVVVTGIVNQSKSTFTGAARTFNAQELSRVSNNNVLSALKSLDPSFQIPENLNIGSNPNVLPDVVLRGGNTLVDIRQQGAADPFNYQSAPNAPLFILDGFETTLQRINDLDMNRIASVTVLKDAGATAIYGSRGANGVVVIEQLRPVEGKLRFTYNGSTQLEAPDLTGYDLLNAAEKFELEDRSGFFKNTFNTTQNALDLVRENRLIAVRSGVNTDWIAKPLRTGIGQKHNLYVEGGAEAVTYGLNLTYDQKTGVMKGSDRKTTTGNSFFSYRLKNFQFRNDLTLFFNDAANSPYGSFTQYTRLNPYWSPYDANGNLKVYLEEVIDPVTGLRVTNQDFYDNLNGYVGRPVNPLYNASLNITDRTGYRGVTNNFETRWQAKEWLRLTGRLSYTKQNDDSDIFLPAQHSSFANIPTFEKGSYTKGTGDLQRIEGFLTGEANKNFGKHFLSGSATLNIKEVNYNTQSVRVIGFPNPNLDQFILGNQYPTNQKPSGTESITRSFGTLGRIAYNYDSRYLFDATFRLDGSSLYGTDRRYAPFWSLGAGWNLTNEEFLKNHAVINDARLRYTIGTTGSESFESYKGITTSQYYTDREYRGVIASYLLGYGNDMLAWQKTLKQNIGIDLTIFNRFTLNANYFLERTKGSIAFITSAPSTGFAGYYDNMGDVVNKGYELYGRFNILANPSNRNNWSVFVNAFHVTNRIEKISSTIKALNERANSSRSTVPLPKYAEGQSVNVIWAVPSLGIDPASGNELFLSRDGSVVNAYNPADQIIAGDKTSTINGTMGTNFEMKGIGFNIYLRFDFGGDTYNQTLVDRVENANVALYNVDRRVYESRWQKPGDVSFYRGIVNYTNNVNAPITYTTSRFVQKNNFIAGESVSVYYRFSDNLNKRLGLQNTKVTLFGSDIFRASSIKRERGLDYPFAHNYTLQLQTTF
- a CDS encoding FecR family protein; the encoded protein is MKKPDFKDILEKYAAGKCTDEERALLEGWYLSQLKNGQRPSEEQLAKVKEEMWNELSEKSLVERYSVMRILKWSAVAAALAAAVLFTYKLDWKKGAPSSVKEQSTLAAPGKAEVKLLKASDVENTMMKLPDGSMVILAKGSSLTLFSDFNGASGRKVRLEGKAYFDIAHDPSRPFIIHTGNVLTRVLGTAFDITTSAGSKTVKVNVIRGKVEVKNTVSRQVTYLHRDMQLVFGEDNRVTLRQEVNAEQELAWRQQDLEFNDISLEDAVQRLEEQFGYKIVVSDPDLRKQKFTYSMRSNESPDSFMKSFCEFLMATYSINKELKTISIQPLKPTST